The proteins below are encoded in one region of Nitrospira sp.:
- a CDS encoding paraslipin: protein MTGGLVVMLILALLVLITIGKTARVVPQQSAFVVERLGKYHKTLGAGFHVLVPFVDSVRYKHSLKETAVDIPEQICITRDNVQVGVDGVLYLKVLNPERASYGIADYEFALSQLAQTALRSEIGKIDLDRTFEERTNINVQVVNELDKASEPWGVKVLRYEIKNITPPKDVLNAMEKQMRAEREKRAVILTSEGQRDAAINEAEGEKQQVIKASEAKKQQQINEAEGAASAILAIAIATAEGLRKVAESTQVPGGQEAVQLRVAEQYIAKFGELARASNTLVLPANVSDVGSMIALAMNVIKRSSAPASPPKS from the coding sequence ATGACCGGCGGCCTTGTTGTCATGCTGATCCTCGCGCTGTTGGTGCTCATCACCATCGGTAAGACGGCTCGCGTCGTGCCGCAACAGAGTGCCTTTGTCGTCGAGCGTCTGGGAAAGTACCACAAGACCTTGGGCGCCGGGTTCCACGTTCTTGTCCCATTCGTGGATTCCGTCCGCTACAAACACTCGCTTAAGGAGACCGCCGTCGATATTCCTGAGCAGATCTGCATCACGCGGGACAACGTACAGGTCGGCGTCGATGGCGTCTTGTATCTGAAAGTGCTCAACCCTGAACGCGCCTCTTACGGTATCGCAGACTACGAATTCGCCCTGAGCCAACTCGCCCAAACCGCGCTCCGGAGTGAAATCGGCAAAATAGACCTTGATCGGACGTTTGAAGAGCGGACCAACATCAACGTCCAGGTGGTCAACGAACTCGACAAGGCGTCCGAGCCGTGGGGCGTCAAAGTACTTCGCTACGAGATCAAGAACATTACGCCCCCTAAAGACGTCCTCAATGCCATGGAAAAGCAAATGCGGGCGGAGCGGGAAAAGCGGGCGGTCATTCTGACGTCCGAAGGTCAACGCGACGCTGCCATCAACGAAGCGGAAGGAGAAAAGCAGCAGGTGATCAAGGCGTCCGAGGCGAAGAAGCAACAGCAGATCAACGAGGCGGAAGGGGCGGCCTCGGCTATCTTGGCCATCGCGATCGCCACGGCCGAAGGTCTCCGTAAAGTGGCGGAGTCAACGCAGGTCCCTGGTGGGCAGGAGGCAGTGCAACTGCGTGTGGCCGAGCAATATATTGCAAAGTTTGGAGAACTCGCACGAGCCAGCAACACGCTCGTGCTCCCAGCCAATGTGTCGGATGTTGGGTCGATGATCGCATTGGCCATGAACGTCATCAAACGGTCCAGCGCGCCCGCATCCCCTCCCAAGAGCTGA